In a genomic window of Diadema setosum chromosome 3, eeDiaSeto1, whole genome shotgun sequence:
- the LOC140246751 gene encoding L-gulonolactone oxidase-like has protein sequence MIINITVLKVSDNLDQYVTGSEHFRFFWYPHTDFIMMSKVNRTEKKRTKVKSSWFWDTLEITFFPPLVAVINKAHFYLFVALPRDRVDISYKVFNFDCLFKQLVTDWAIPRDKTTSVLRELQRSCKSENIYAHFPVEVSFTKGDDIMISPANGRNTCFINIIHFTPYGKKTSNPKYWALYEDIVHKAGGRPHWAKEHPLGPKELSELYPRWGEFCDTRKQLDPHGMFLNEYLERIFGL, from the exons ATGATCATAAATATCACAGTTCTCAAG GTTTCGGACAATCTTGACCAGTACGTGACCGGCAGCGAACACTTCCGCTTCTTCTGGTACCCTCACACTGACTTcatcatgatgtcaaaggtcaatcGAACAGAGAAGAAGAGAACAAAGGTGAAGTCGTCATGGTTCTGGGATACATTG GAGAT TACCTTTTTCCCACCTCTGGTTGCTGTCATCAACAAGGCTCACTTCTACCTGTTTGTTGCTCTCCCACGAGATCGGGTCGACATCAGCTACAAGGTTTTCAACTTCGACTGCCTGTTCAAGCAACTTGTGACCGACTGGGCAATACCTAG AGACAAGACCACTTCCGTTCTGAGAGAACTGCAGAGGAGCTGCAAATCTGAGAACATCTATGCCCACTTCCCGGTAGAAGTGAGCTTCACCAAAGGGGATGACATCATGATTAGTCCAGCCAATGGGAGGAACACGTGCTTCATCAACATCATACACTTCAC ACCATACGGGAAGAAGACGTCCAATCCAAAATACTGGGCCCTGTACGAAGACATTGTCCACAAAGCTGGAGGGCGCCCTCACTGGGCCAAG GAACATCCGTTGGGTCCCAAGGAGCTGAGTGAGCTGTACCCACGCTGGGGCGAGTTCTGTGATACTCGAAAGCAACTGGATCCCCATGGAATGTTTCTCAATGAATACCTGGAGAGAATATTTGGCCTCTGA